TACCAGCCCTGTCCGGTCTTGCGGCCGTACTCCCCGGCCCGGTACTTCTCCTCGAGCAGCGGGTGCGGCTTCTCCGCCTCGTCCCCGGTCAGCTCGTAGGTGGCCTGGCGGATGAGGTAGCTGACGTCCAGGCCCACGAGGTCCATGAGCTCGAACGGGCCCATCGGGTGGCCCAGCGCGTTGCGGGCCGCCTCGTCGATGTCCTCGAACGAGGCGACGCCCTTCGCGTACAGGTCCAGGGCCTCGTCGCGCAGGGCCCCCATCAGCCGGTTTGCCACGAAGCCCGGGACCTCCTGGTGCAGCATCACCGGGACCTTGCCCATGGCCCGGGCCACCGCGGCCACGGCCTGCACCGTGTCCTCGCTGGTCCGCTCCTGCCGGACCACCTCGACGGCCTTCATGACCAGCGCCGGGTTGAAGAAGTGCATGTTGCACACCTTGTCCGGCCGTCCGGTGGCGTCGGCCACCGCGGAGGAGCCGTACGTGGAGGAGTTCGTGGCCAGGATGGCGTGCTTCGGCGCGAGCCGGTCGAGCTCGGCGAAGATGGCCCGCTTGACGTCCAGCTTCTCCGTGGCGGCCTCGATGACGAGGTCGGCCGTGGTGATGGCCGGCTCCAGGTCGGTGGTGAAGGCGATCCGCTCCCACGCCGCGTCCGCGGCGTCCTGGTCCATCCGGCCCTTGGCCACGCGGCCGTCCAGCCACGAGCGCATGTCCCGCTCGGCCGCGGCCACGGCCGTGGCGTCCACGTCCCGCACCGTCGTCGTGTAGCCGGCGACGGCGGCGGCCATGCCGATCTGCCGGCCCATGGCCCCTGAGCCGACCACCAGGATGCTGCGCACCCCGGCCCCCGCGTCCGCCTGCCCCTGCTCCCCCGGTGCGGTCCCGGCCCGGGCGGTCTCGTTCGTCGTCATGGCTCTCCCATCCCCGGTCCGGTCGGTGCGTCCCGCCGGTCCGTGTCCTCGCTGTGGTCGGTGTGGTCCGTGTCCTCGTGGTGCGCCGTGCCGCGGCGCGGGCCGCGCCGACGGCGTGGCCCCTGTCCTCCGTCATCGAAGCACGTCCCGGCGCGTCCCGGTCCTCCCGGCCGCGCCGTGACGCGCCCCTCATCGGCCCCGGAACTCCGGGGTGCGCCGGGCCAGGAACGCGGCGGCGCCCTCGGCCTTGTCCTCGGTGGTGTACAGCAGGGTCTGGGCCAGCCGCTCGAGCAGCAGGCCCGTCCTCTGGTCCGTCTCCGCGCCCTGGCCGATGACCATCTTGGCCAGCCGGATCGCCAGCGGGCCCTTGGTGAGGACGGTCGCCAGGGTGGCGGTCGCCGTCGGGAGCAGCTCCGCCGCCGGCAGCACGCTGGTGACGAGGCCGTAGCGCTCGGCCTCGTCCGCGGTGAGGATCCGGCTCGTGAGGATCATCTCCACGGCCCGTCCGGTGCCGACCAGCCGGGACAGGCGCTGGGTGCCCCCGGCCCCCGGCAGCACGCCGAGCGTGGTCTCCGGCAGGCCCATCCGCGCCGTGTCCGCGGCGATGCGGATGTCGCAGCTCATGGCCAGCTCCAGCCCCCCGCCCATGGCCACGCCGTTGAGGGCGGCCAGGGTGGGCTTGGGGTAGTCCTGGATCCGGTCGTAGAGCCGCTGCATGTGGGCGGCCAGTCCGTACGGCAGGTCGTAGTGGGCGAGCTGGGAGATGTCAGCGCCCGCGATGAACGCCTTCTCCCCCGCGCCGGTGAAGACCACGGCCGCGACGTCGTCGTCCTCCTCCCAGCGGTCCAGGACCTGGCCGATCTCGGCCAGCACCGTGCGGGAGAGCGCGTTGCGCTTCTCCGGCCGGTCCACGGTGATCGTCCCGATGCGCCCGTCCACGGACGCCCGGATGGTCTCGAGGACCTCTCCGGCGCCCGCGGCCTCCGGGAGCGCCTGGGCCTGCTGCCCGCTCATGGGCGCACCCCCGCCGCGGTGAAGGCGCCGATGCCGGTGAGGGCCCGGCCGATCGTGAGCTGGTGGACCTCGTCGGTGCCCTCGTAGGTGCGCACGGACTCGAGGTTGTTGGCGTGGCGCAGCGGCGAGTGTTCCAGGGTGATGCCGTTGCCGCCGAGCATCTCGCGGGCGTCCCGCGCGATCCCGATCGCCACCCGGCAGTTGTCCAGCTTGCCGGTGGAGATCATCGCCGGGGTGGTGCCGTGCGCGTCCTTGGTCCGGCCGATCTGGTGGGCCAGCAGGTAGCCCTTGTTGATCGCCACCGCCATGTCCGCGAGCTTGGCCTGCGTCAGCTGGAACGCGGCCAGCGGCGTGCCGAACTGGGTGCGGGCGTGCGCGTAGTCCAGGACCGCGTTGAAGGAGTCCCGCGCGGCGCCCATGACGCCCCAGATGATCCCGTACCGGGCCTCGTTGAGGCACTGGAAGGGACCCTTGAGCCCGAGGGCCGAGTCGGCCGGGAGGATCGCGTCCGCGGGCAGGCGCACGCCGTCCAGGCGGATCTCGCACTGCACCGAGGCGCGCATGGACAGCTTCTGCGCGATCGCCTCGGCGCTGAAGCCCGGGGTGTCCGTCGGCACCACGAAGCCGCGCACCCCGCGGCCGTCGCCGTGCTCGCCGGTCTGGGCCCAGATGACCGCCACGTCGGCCAGGGTGGCCAGGCCGATCCACCGCTTGGTGCCGTTGAGCACCCAGTCCCCGCCGGGCTCCTGCCGGGCGGTGGTGGTCATGGAGGCCGGGTCCGAGCCGGCGCCGGGCTCGGTGAGCCCGAAGCAGCCCACGGCCTCGCCGGCGGCCATGCGCGGCAGCCACTGCCGCTTCTGCTCCTCCGAGCCGTGCTTGTGGATCGCGGACATGGCCAGCGAGCCCTGCACGGAGACGAAGGTCCGCAGCCCCGAGTCCCCGGCCTCGAGCTCCTGGGCGGCCAGCCCGTACTCCACGGCCGAGCGGCCGGCGCAGCCGTAGCCGTGCAGGTGCATGCCCAGCACGCCCAGCCTCCCGAGCTCCGGGACGATCTCGGTGGGGAACACCGCCCGGTCGTACCAGTCGGCGATGTTCGGGCGGATCACCTCGTCCACGAGGGCCCGCACGTCCAGGGCCAGCTGCTTCTCCTCGGCGGAGAACAGCGCGTCCATCCCGGTCAGGTCCACCGGGCCGAGGAACGAGGCGGAGGTGTCCCGGGAGGGGGCGTCCTGCGCGGGGGAGGTCGTCATGGCGGTGTTCACTGCTGTGCTCCTTGGGTCAGGGCCTGCTGCGCCAGCTCCTGGCGCAGCAGGTACTTCTGGATCTTCCCGGAGGGGGTCCGGGGCATCTCGGGGACGATGAGCAGCCGCTCCGGCCAGTACGGCTTGGCCAGTCCCTTGGACTCGAAGAAGGCCTTGAGGCCGTCCAGGGTCAGCTCCTCGGAGCCCGGGCGCTGCACGACGACGGCGGCGGCGATCTCCTGCAGGCGCTCGTGCGGGATGCCGATCACGGCGGTGGCCTCCACGTCCGGGTGCTCGTAGAGGACGTTCTCCACGTAGGTGACCGGGATGTTCTCCCCGCCGCGGATGATGACGTCCTTGGTGCGGCCGGCCAGGCGGACGTAGCCGTCCTCGTCCATGGTGGCGAGGTCGCCGGTGTCGAACCACTCGCCGTCGAACTCCTCGCGCGTCTTGTCCAGCTGGCCGAGGTACCCGCGGAACAGGAAGGGGCCCTTCACCTGCAGGCGCCCCTCCTCGCCCGGGGCGGCCTCGGTCCCGTCGAAGCCGATGACGCGGGTCTGCATGCCGTCCAGGGCGCGGCCGTCCGTGGAGACGACCTTCTCCTCCGGGTCGGAGGGGTGGCCCATGGTCACGAGGCAGCACTCGGTCTGGCCCCAGCCGCCGAACACGCTCATCCCCGGCAGCTTCTGCCGGGCCTCGGCGACGTAGGAGCGCGGGATCGGCGCGCCCATGCAGCAGAAGTGCCGCAGGGAGCTGACGTCGTGGTCCGCGAGGGTCTTGGCCCCCAGCAGGTCGTGCAGGAAGGGCGTGGCCGCCGAGGTGTGGTTGACCCGGTGCCGCTCGACCAGCGCCACGAACTCCTCCACGTCCCACACGTCCTGGAAGACGCCGGTCCCGCCGAGCATGATCGGCAGGGCCACGCCGTAGAGGAAGCCGGTGAGGTGGCCGAAGGTCGAGGCCATGTGGATCACGGAGTCCTCGTCCAGGCCCAGGCGGTCCGGCCACGGCAGGGAGCCGGCGAGCACGGTGTTGTGGGTGTGCATGACGCCCTTGGGCCGCCCCGTGGTCCCGGACGTGAACATGAGCAGGGCCAGGGCGTTCGGGTCCGGGCGCAGGGCGGCGAGGTCCGCGGGGGCGGACTCGCGCCGGGCCCGGCCGCGGGCCAGGAAGTCGTCCCACGCGGTGAAGCCCTCGCGGGCCCCGCCGTGGACGATCACGGTCTCGCGCAGGGTGGGCAGGTCCGGCCGCAGGCGGTCGACCATGGCGGCGTAGTCGAACTTCCGGAAGCTCTCCGTGATGAACAGCACCGAGGTGCGGGCCGTGGCCGCCATGAACCCGATCTCGCGGTCCCGGTAGATCGGGATCAGCGGATTGGCCACCGCCCCGATGCGCGTGGTGGCCAGGTAGATGACCAGCCACTCGTACCAGTTGGGCAGCTGGATCGAGACCACGTCGGTGGGCTCCACGCCGGACTCGAGCAGCGCGTGGGCGCAGGCGTCCACGTCCGCGGCGAGCTCGGCGTAGGTGTGGGCCCCGCGCACGTCGATCGTGCACGTCTGCCCGGGACGGGCCGCGACGGCGTCGTCCAGGTAGTCGGACAGCAGCCGGTTCTTCCAGTGCCCGGATGCGGTGTAGGCGGCGATGTCCTCGTCGGTGAGGAGCATCTCGAAGGTGTTGGTCATGGGGTGTCTCCCGGTACGCCGGCCACGGTCCCGTGCCGGAGGATGGATCAGAGCATCGTGAGGCCACCGGAGACCGAGAGGGTCTGTCCGGTGATGTACCTCGAGGCGGGCGAGGCCATGAACGCGACGGCGTTGGCGAGGTCCTCGGGCTGGGCGAGCCGGCGCAGCGGGATGGCCTTCTCCAGGGCCGTGCGCAGCTTGGGGTTCTCGGCGGAGATCTGCTCGAACAGGGGGGTGTCCGCGGGGCCGGGGCACACCGCGTTGGCGGTGATGCCGTGGCGGGCGACCTCCCGGGCCAGGGTCTTGGTGAAGGCCACGACGCCGCCCTTGCAGGCCGAGTACACGGCCTCGCCGGACGAGCCCACGCGGGCGGCGTCCGAGCCGATGTTCACCACCGTTCCGTGGCCCTGCTCCACCATGCACCGCACGACCGACTGCGAGCAGTGCAGGGTGCCGTAGAGGTTGATGGCGATGACGCGGTCCCAGGTGTCCACCTCGGAGTCGAGGAACGGCCCCACCTTGTCCCAGCCGGCGTTGTTGACCAGGACGTCGATGCGCCCGAAGGTGTCCATGACCTGCCGGGTCATCGCATCGACCGCGGGACGGTCGGTGACGTTCACCGCGACGCCGATCGAGCCGTTGCCGAGCTCGGCGGCGGTCGCCTCGGCGGCCTCGCCGTTGAGGTCGGCCACCACGACGGTGGCGCCCTCCGCGACGAGCCGGGTGGCGATGCCCTTGCCGATGCCGCTGGCGGCGCCGGTCACGATGCAGACGCGGCCCCGCAGGTCCTCGTCGTTGACGGTGTTGGTGGTCTGGTCGGTCATGGTCTCCTCCATGGATGGGATGGTGCGGGGTGGTCCGGGGTGTCTGGGGTGCCGGGTGGCGGGGGCCGTGCGGGCCGCGCGGCTCAGGGGGCCACCTCGCGCGGCAGGTTCTGCCGCGAGATGATGAGCTTCATGATCTGGGCGGTGCCGTCGCCGATCTGCAGGCCCAGGACGTCGCGCATCCGCTGCTCGATCGGGCGGTCGGTGAGGTAGCCGAACTGCCCGTGGGACAGCAGGCACTGGTTGATGACGTCGTATGCGGTCTTCGGGGCCCACCACTTGCACATGGCGGCCTCCTTGGTGTGCGGCTGCCCGGCGTCCTTGAGCCACAGGGTCTTCTGGCACAGCACGCGGGCCGCCGTGAGCAGGGTGTCCGCCTCGGCCAGCGGGAAGGACAGCCCCTGGAACTTCGAGATCGGCT
This genomic window from Citricoccus sp. SGAir0253 contains:
- a CDS encoding enoyl-CoA hydratase/isomerase family protein, with the translated sequence MSGQQAQALPEAAGAGEVLETIRASVDGRIGTITVDRPEKRNALSRTVLAEIGQVLDRWEEDDDVAAVVFTGAGEKAFIAGADISQLAHYDLPYGLAAHMQRLYDRIQDYPKPTLAALNGVAMGGGLELAMSCDIRIAADTARMGLPETTLGVLPGAGGTQRLSRLVGTGRAVEMILTSRILTADEAERYGLVTSVLPAAELLPTATATLATVLTKGPLAIRLAKMVIGQGAETDQRTGLLLERLAQTLLYTTEDKAEGAAAFLARRTPEFRGR
- a CDS encoding AMP-binding protein; its protein translation is MTNTFEMLLTDEDIAAYTASGHWKNRLLSDYLDDAVAARPGQTCTIDVRGAHTYAELAADVDACAHALLESGVEPTDVVSIQLPNWYEWLVIYLATTRIGAVANPLIPIYRDREIGFMAATARTSVLFITESFRKFDYAAMVDRLRPDLPTLRETVIVHGGAREGFTAWDDFLARGRARRESAPADLAALRPDPNALALLMFTSGTTGRPKGVMHTHNTVLAGSLPWPDRLGLDEDSVIHMASTFGHLTGFLYGVALPIMLGGTGVFQDVWDVEEFVALVERHRVNHTSAATPFLHDLLGAKTLADHDVSSLRHFCCMGAPIPRSYVAEARQKLPGMSVFGGWGQTECCLVTMGHPSDPEEKVVSTDGRALDGMQTRVIGFDGTEAAPGEEGRLQVKGPFLFRGYLGQLDKTREEFDGEWFDTGDLATMDEDGYVRLAGRTKDVIIRGGENIPVTYVENVLYEHPDVEATAVIGIPHERLQEIAAAVVVQRPGSEELTLDGLKAFFESKGLAKPYWPERLLIVPEMPRTPSGKIQKYLLRQELAQQALTQGAQQ
- a CDS encoding acyl-CoA dehydrogenase family protein, with the translated sequence MTTSPAQDAPSRDTSASFLGPVDLTGMDALFSAEEKQLALDVRALVDEVIRPNIADWYDRAVFPTEIVPELGRLGVLGMHLHGYGCAGRSAVEYGLAAQELEAGDSGLRTFVSVQGSLAMSAIHKHGSEEQKRQWLPRMAAGEAVGCFGLTEPGAGSDPASMTTTARQEPGGDWVLNGTKRWIGLATLADVAVIWAQTGEHGDGRGVRGFVVPTDTPGFSAEAIAQKLSMRASVQCEIRLDGVRLPADAILPADSALGLKGPFQCLNEARYGIIWGVMGAARDSFNAVLDYAHARTQFGTPLAAFQLTQAKLADMAVAINKGYLLAHQIGRTKDAHGTTPAMISTGKLDNCRVAIGIARDAREMLGGNGITLEHSPLRHANNLESVRTYEGTDEVHQLTIGRALTGIGAFTAAGVRP
- a CDS encoding 3-hydroxyacyl-CoA dehydrogenase family protein: MTTNETARAGTAPGEQGQADAGAGVRSILVVGSGAMGRQIGMAAAVAGYTTTVRDVDATAVAAAERDMRSWLDGRVAKGRMDQDAADAAWERIAFTTDLEPAITTADLVIEAATEKLDVKRAIFAELDRLAPKHAILATNSSTYGSSAVADATGRPDKVCNMHFFNPALVMKAVEVVRQERTSEDTVQAVAAVARAMGKVPVMLHQEVPGFVANRLMGALRDEALDLYAKGVASFEDIDEAARNALGHPMGPFELMDLVGLDVSYLIRQATYELTGDEAEKPHPLLEEKYRAGEYGRKTGQGWYRYDR
- a CDS encoding SDR family NAD(P)-dependent oxidoreductase — its product is MTDQTTNTVNDEDLRGRVCIVTGAASGIGKGIATRLVAEGATVVVADLNGEAAEATAAELGNGSIGVAVNVTDRPAVDAMTRQVMDTFGRIDVLVNNAGWDKVGPFLDSEVDTWDRVIAINLYGTLHCSQSVVRCMVEQGHGTVVNIGSDAARVGSSGEAVYSACKGGVVAFTKTLAREVARHGITANAVCPGPADTPLFEQISAENPKLRTALEKAIPLRRLAQPEDLANAVAFMASPASRYITGQTLSVSGGLTML